The Brachyspira hyodysenteriae ATCC 27164 sequence GCATTCTCTTTATATCATCAGGTATATTATCGCATTCAAAAGTTATAGATATATCTATGCATTCCTTATTTAAATCGAGTTTTTTTTCATCTTTTTCACTTATATTATCAACCCCATTCATTAACAAAAATTCTTTATCATCATCATAATTTATTAAGCTGTATGATATATTCATTGATGTATTTATCTTTATTATACTATAAATAAAAGAAAATATATTAAGAATACTTCTTTTTATTTTATCTCTATCCATTAAAATTACACATTCTGTCAATATTTTATCATTCAATGTTATTTTTATTTTTTTGGATTTAAATAAATCAAATACACTATCCAAAGCTTCATTTATAACAAGAGATATATTTTCAAAATTCATATTAAGCTGAAAAGAATCAGAATTTA is a genomic window containing:
- a CDS encoding ATP-binding protein; translated protein: MKQNFYINGKLKDLISNIIYDVQNYNSIISKYIDLERCANNYCSESRATIVRQSFLINRTMEALSDFNDINSDSFQLNMNFENISLVINEALDSVFDLFKSKKIKITLNDKILTECVILMDRDKIKRSILNIFSFIYSIIKINTSMNISYSLINYDDDKEFLLMNGVDNISEKDEKKLDLNKECIDISITFECDNIPDDIKRMLFKTPLISYDNFNFNNMYLYTSYRIIKEHYGNIWLESSKNEQRINIIFPAKNKL